From a single Lolium rigidum isolate FL_2022 chromosome 7, APGP_CSIRO_Lrig_0.1, whole genome shotgun sequence genomic region:
- the LOC124672398 gene encoding uncharacterized protein LOC124672398 codes for MEKDIEEHEEMISKALHDRKVANDLFGKRLDDRRKLLAKISNVPDDYPETHNLLDVLAKMNDMMDGLAKVRKMRVDYDKDWAIQEAKTRVFDEQMKMLRKKREDYLTALRRYNELARSTLEQEENQEKDEPRFCETVPSAMTDSTKSLLGKLKDLKDSKKALQDMEKDIEEHVEMIRKALHDRTVANDLFSKRLDDRQELLDKLRNLQDDYG; via the exons ATGGAAAAGGATATTGAGGAGCATGAGGAAATGATAAGCAAAGCGCTGCATGACCGCAAGGTTGCTAATGATTTGTTTGGCAAACGGCTTGATGACCGTAGGAAACTTCTTGCCAAAATAAGTAATGTGCCAGATGATTATCCAGAAACACATAATTTGCTTGATGTTCTTGCCAaaatgaatgatatgatggatgGTTTAGCCAAAGTACGTAAGATGCGAGTTGATTATGACAAAGATTGGGCCATTCAGGAGGCTAAGACTCGTGTGTTTGATGAACAAATGAAAATGTTACGTAAGAAGCGTGAGGACTATCTCACTGCTTTGAG GCGATATAATGAATTGGCAAGATCCACCTTGGAGCAGGAGGAGAACCAGGAGAAG GATGAACCACGCTTCTGTGAAACTGTTCCAAGTGCCATGACTGACAGTACAAAGTCGTTGCTGGGTAAACTGAAGGATCTCAAGGATAGTAAGAAGGCATTGCAAGACATGGAAAAGGATATCGAGGAGCATGTCGAAATGATAAGGAAAGCGCTGCATGACCGTACAGTTGCTAATGATTTGTTTAGCAAACGGCTTGATGATCGTCAGGAACTTCTTGACAAACTACGTAATTTGCAAGATGATTATGGC